ACCGGAAATGGAAACTCCTCCAAAGAACAGGTGGCAGAAATGCTAAAGACGCTGTTACATATCAAGGAAATCCCTAAATTATTGGATGCCACCGATGCTTTGGCAGTAGCCCTCTGCCATCATTTTCATGATGGGCGCCTGCAGACTAGGGGAAGGTCTGCAGGCTGGAAAGCTTTTTTGGAGGAAAACCCGAACAGGATCAAAGGTTAGAATGATTTACCCACAGAGATTTTAAATACCCTGTTCTTCACGTTCTGATCAAAATAATTGAGACTTAGCAAACCTAAATCATAAGACAGCTGAACATTCAGATCATAAGGCAATTTTACTCCGGCACCGATTACTGCAGCTAAATCATAACCCCTGAGGACACCAGTGTTTTTGGAATTAAAGTCTCCTTCTTTGTAGTTTCTGGATAAGGTCAATGATCCTTGAGGCCCTGCAAAAACATTAAAAACATCCTCAAAATGATACTTTACCAGAACCGGAATATCTAGATAATTTACATTTTCTTTGATCTCCAGGCTGTTTGATTTAAATCCTTTTTGGGAATAGAAAATACCCGGTTCAATGCTGAAATCTGAGTTAAATTCATATCCGTAATAAGCGCCAAGGTGCATCCCAATTCTGGATTGAAAATCAAAACCCTGAAAATTGGAGATATTGGCCCCGGCCCTTACACCAAATTGTGCAAAAACCTCAGAGGATGCTGTTATGATAAGCATTAAAGAAATGAAAATGATTTTTTTCATAGGTCGGTATTTTTTAAGGTTTAAGTTCGCTGACATTCAGAAAAGATGTTGAACTCCACTTTTCTCAAAAGAAAGGCCAAAGTAAAAGAATGATTGCTTAACTTGGATAAGAAGAGTCGATTTTCTTTTGCAGTTTTTCGTCAACAACAAAGAGAACCAGC
This Cecembia calidifontis DNA region includes the following protein-coding sequences:
- a CDS encoding porin family protein, coding for MKKIIFISLMLIITASSEVFAQFGVRAGANISNFQGFDFQSRIGMHLGAYYGYEFNSDFSIEPGIFYSQKGFKSNSLEIKENVNYLDIPVLVKYHFEDVFNVFAGPQGSLTLSRNYKEGDFNSKNTGVLRGYDLAAVIGAGVKLPYDLNVQLSYDLGLLSLNYFDQNVKNRVFKISVGKSF